The stretch of DNA GCGGTGGTTGCCACTGAGATCCTTAGAGCTGTCCATTGGCAAGTACCCTATGCTTCGCCAAAAGGGCTTGACCCAGCCAGCTCCTGGGTGCGTTTGAAATCCGTGCAGCTCCCGGTGAAAAGCAGGACTATTCGTGAGGTTAAGTCTTGGCCCTTGGAGCTCGAGATCCTGGATAATTAGCTGGGTGAAAGTGTGCTGACGTTAACAGCGGTGCGGAAGACAGGCTGAGAGGTTTGTTTCAGGCTTTCAGCAATCTGACCAAACTACCAGCCTTTGGTCAGGGACCAGCAGTTCCAGCCAGGGAACCCAAGGAATTGTTGAGCTTTGTCTTTCTGTTCCAAATTCTCCAGCATCCAGCTCAGACATCTCTGTGCTCTAGTCAAGCACACGGtgctgggctggatgcaggaagcaCTGGCTGCAGTTTTGCTGCCTGTGAGATGCCGGAAGTTCtgcatcagcagttctcaaactgttagtcacgaccccattttaatggggacttgctggggcccacACCGCCTGGGGTAACAGAGCTCGGTCTTCGGCTTCAGCCCCCCggcctggggtggcagggctcaggcaggctcacgCTTCGGTCCGCCCTCCTGGGGTTGTGCAGTATTTTGTTGTCCGAAGGGGGTCGCGttgcaatgacgtttgagaaccgctgaactAGATGATCGTAAATGGTCCTAAATGGCTGGACCTCAGCTAACGGCTCATCCTGTGGACATGCTAAGAATAGGCAGCCAGCTAAAATCTGGCAAAGTCTCTTCAGTTTCCATTGTCTAGCGATTACTGGGAATCAGAGATGGATCTATGGGGGCAGTTCTCCAGTTTCTTGGTTTCTCCCATTATAACAGGACTCCAGTAAAACAAGTCAGGATGGAATTTCctcctttttctttccttgaaGGTTGAAGCTGTAGAGAGGAATGTGTCTCCGACATTAACGCCAATCCAGAGAAACACCTACAACCTCGGTACTGGCTGAAAAGCAAAAAATTGTGACTTTGGCCCCTGTTTTCCTTGATTCATATAGTTAAGGCCAGTGGCTGGGGCATGAACAATATTTCACTGGAGTAAATTAACTGCCAGAATATTATCTCTTGTAAATAATGGCTTCTGGGGTCAGAAAGCCCTACGGTGCTGCTAACTGCCAATACATTGCTTAACAAATATTTATCATGTTAATAATAAACCTAGATGTGAGGCAAACACACATAGAGCGAGCGTTGGAGCTCCTTGAAAATGCGGCTAGCGAAAAGGCCAATCTTTTGTCCCACATCATGGCTTGGGCTGGTAAGCACGGTGTCATTAACTCTTCCTTGGCATGCTTCAATAGTCGCATCAAGTAAAAGTAAAACCAATACAGCCTTGTAACTGGGTTGAAACCCTTTGGCTTAGCAGAGACTTGGGGAGGGACAGAGTGGGAAGAAGGGGCAATAATTTGCTAAGAATATAAGAACTTGCCCATCCTAAATGCAAggtcttgtgggtaaggcactCGGCTGgccgggggctctgggctcaTAGCTGGGCCAAGAAGGCAGGGCTTCTCTTTCCCTCCAGCTCATTTCCACTCTCCCTGGGCAATACGGAAGTTCCTTCTCTGGGATCCGATTATGCATTGGTGGGGCACTCCAGCTCCCCACTGATCTCCTGCAGGAATGCAGCTTTGGCCCTTAAAGGACCTATCTCTAGATCTTCGCCAAAGGCccagggggtggagtcctggacAGGCTGGTTTCTGGGAGGCACCACCAGCTCTTAAAAAAGCACGTTGGGATGCAAGCAAAATCATTTCATACATGCTCCGAGGGCTGGACGGCGCCTTGTAGGCACAGAGCCACGTTGGGAGGTGGGCAGTGGAGGCCAGAGAGGCAACGAGCTTCAAGGAACCACAGCGTCTCTGGGCGCTCACTGGCTTGCACTCGGGGCATGCATGCCCCTCTGTGGGGTGCAGAGagaggggccaggccaggcccctcCACACCCACTTTGGGGGGCTGGAAACACTTGCAGTACCAACCTGAGGACTGAGGTAACGCTCAACCCTTGCGCAACAATGGAACCATTGTCCGAGTCTGAGCAGGAAATGAAAGATCCGGTTTGCCATTAACTCTTTGGCCCAGTGATTACATGACCAGTCAATCAGGTTATGGGCGGGTCAGTGGAAAAAAGGGAGTGACTCGAGGGAAGGatcttttttcttccctctttacATAAAAAAGAAACGCACTCTCCTTCCCCCGCAGCTGGGCAGCAGCGGTCATTATGTGCCCGTCAGACAGGAGACCCGGAACCTACCACAGCTCGTGTATGACATTTTCCAAGGAAGAGCTAACAAAAGTAGCATTTGCTCCTTTAAGGCTGAAcaaagcagagctgggggcacatGTCAAGCAGTTAAAATTAGCCTCCCAGCTCCAGAGCAATCACAAGTGGTAaagcaggaactgaggtgaggGATCCGTCCTCCACAGTCACCTGCATTGTGTGTGTCCaatcagaagcagcagcatggggataGGCAGCAGCACAGGAGGTAAATGGCCCCTTTCAGGCTTCCTTTTACCACTGATAAGGAGTTAGCTTTGgaatagacaggacagacaatCCCATTCATTGTGGACTGAAGGTGCTCAAAGAGAATGGTAGTGAGGGCTTATAGGAGGAGACAGACAGACCATGCTCAATCCCTCtgtaggcaaaactcccagaaAAGCCAATGGGACTTGTGTCTCAGTAAGGCTATATAATCTCATCCTGGGGGACAAACGCTGATCTTAGTCACTCCACTGCAAATCCAAAGTACTTGGCAGACTTCTGGTGTCACCCCAGGGCAAGTAAGAATCGAATTTGGTCCAgtgtctttatttatttagaaatgaTCCTAATGAACTTTAATAACTTCTTATAGTTATAGGCCTCATTTGGTGggtagccaaaaaaaaaaagtatcaaataTGTGATGCAAAGAATGGAGATCTACATGAGTATGTAATATTTGCTTGTTACTGTTTTCAGTTATTCAAATATTGTGGTTTCTTTGATGGTATTGATTTGTGACAATAAACTTTCCCTAACCTGTCAAGGCCAAATCTTGCCATGTCCCCACCTGGTGGTTAGCACTCCTTAGGATTAGAAATGCACTTTGCATTATCCAGCTATGAAATGCAACAAAACGGTGATTTGAAATATTCTGTAATAAAGAATGTGCTATACAATTTTCAAGTAATTTTAAAACTCATTATTCTTATTATAATCGTCAACAGATAGAAAAAAAATTGATCCATTTTGAAGTAGAACATAAAACATTACTGGCAGGTTCAAAGAATAAGTGGCAAGTAGCCAGGGATGGtcttaaaaataaagtaagtttAAAACAGTGTAAGCTGGTCGCATATAATTGAGCCCAAAATTATAAAAATTCTGAACATTATAAAAATGACTTGTAATAGCTCTAGAAGAGCCATCACAGCTGAATCAAGtctgtgtgtaaatatatataatgGGATGCTGCTTTGGTGTGACATCTTGTTGCAAAAATACTCCAGTAGTGTTACTGTAGCAATTAAGATCTTTAATCTAACACTCATCTATTGCTTCTGGAGGACAGTTACATTTGAAGATACTTTTTCTGTTTCAGCAGGTTGAGCTGTGAGCTTTGATTGGAGCCCAGATTCCGCTGTCCCTGAGCGCTACAATGAGGTGGACAGGTAAGAGGCCAGAGGATATTTGTCTTTTATAATGATTATAAAAAATGCTCTTTGTTCCTATTCGTTGGGTCTGTTTCTCGTTCGCAGGAAGACTCTACATGACCGTATTCAGCCGGAGGGGGCTAAAAGGATCTACATGTCAATAAGTGTGCAGCCTTGTTTTTAATAACTTTTATACAGTTCAGTCTATTGTCCTTTTTCCAATGAAATCCTCCAGACTGGGGAAGAGGTGACTGTGGAGAGGTTCTTGGTTCCAGAAGCGCCATTCACATGCAATATCAATGTTTTCTGCAATCATGTTTCTAAGGCAGGGAAAGCGCATTGTGCTCCACTGACCGTTGCTTTAAAACCAAACCCCAATCAGATTGATCTGAACAGCTGTTCAATGAGCGCTAGTCACTAGTTGCGGGGCTCAGgagcctcccagctctgggaactCAAGCAGGACTTGGATTTACGTGGCTTTTGAACGCCTCGGGTTTACTCTAAGACAGAGAAGAACATGAGTGATGCTTTGCAGTTATATAGCATCTTTTGCCCACAGACCTCAAAGCACTATAGAAACATGCATTAATAGAGCcaaagatttttaaggccagaagagacattATGatgatctagactgacctcctcaTAGCACAGACCAGCAGCTCCACCCAGTGAATCGAACCCAGCCCCAGTAACTCGGGCTAAGCCCCATGAGGCGCATATTATTTGTATGTaagaatggggaaactgaggcacagggagaccaAGCGGCTTGCCCAGAGTcgcacagcaggccagtggcagaacatGACTCCCAGTCACGTGCGCTGACCACTCGATCTCTTGCTACATGCAGGCCCCATTAAGCAAACCCACTGGAGCTCGTGAGGGCCGTGCCCCGAGCTCTGAACACCCCCGAGCTCTGGAGAGGATTGGCTCTAGACGTTGTGGTTCGGGCTCATAGCTAAGTGAACGCTGGTGAACGCTGCTTGGCCAGCCCTCTGCAGCACCCTGCTCTAGGGCCGGGGACGTGGAGGGCAGGCACAGCCAAACGTCGGTGCTGGTGGCCTACCTAACCCCCAATGCTGGTGATTACTTGGGCCCCGGCTCCCCGGGGGTGGATGTCTGCACCAGTGCAGGGCCACATCAAAGGGGCTCTGCGTGGGGGTAGGGGTCTGCCCCCCTGGCTCTGACTGCAGGGGGGGGCTCTCGGGAAACTAAAGAAAGAGAGTCACGTTTTACTTCGCCAAAGGTCGGAGGAGAATTCTACCAGGGACTTGCTTCCTTCTCGGAGAGTGACCCGGGGTCCCCGGCAAGCAGCGGGAAATGAGCTCCCCCTGGCCCTGGTAAGGGTGGCTGTGCTGCTCCCCTCTCCAGAGCGCTGCGACTTCCCGCGCTATTCTCTGCCTCCCATTGCAGGGCTGATCCGGATAGCGGCCGTGCTGTTCTCGCTGGGCACCGCCTGGCTCTTTGTACAGACGTTCTTCAACACCGGCTGGAAGGTCGTCAGTCTGCGGAGCTGGCTGGGTACGGTGATTTAGCAGGACAGCTGGGGCCAGTCTGGAATACGTCCGAGGCTTCCCCTTTGAGGAAATAGGGGGCTCCCTGGGATCTGTAGCGATACTGATCCTATCAGCCGCCGTGGTCCTGCCTATGGCTGGACAGGGTATTCTGCCCCCCGTCCCCTCCACGGAGCCCATTTACTTGGGGTGCATGGTTTGCATTGTAAGCTCTCGCATCCACCTCTGCAGTGGGTCTGTGTGGACAGCGGGCCCGCCACTCTGCTTGCCCACCTAGATCACCTGCACCGAGTCCTCCAACTCTGCGTCATGTAATGCCCACAGCGGGGCCATAGGCCACGGGCGTGGCACATAGGGCACGTCCGCCCAGCAGGAAAAGACCCGtgacagcaagtctcagagcctgggtcaactgattgGGGCTTGCGGGGCTCGCACTGCAGGGCTAtaaagagcagtgtagacattccagctTGGGGCACAGATGTTTGCCCCTGCCCTCACTGGCTCTGCGTCCAGGGCATCCGGTCAGTTATTCCATGATTAATCATCTTTTCTCATTTACACTCATGGACGTATTTCTATGAAGTGGGTCTCCCCAGCCGGCCCCGTTAATCCAGAACTCTGGGTTGGGCTTTGTTTAGCCAGACCCCCGCCTTCCTCCTCCAATGGCTTCCTATGCTGCCCAATCCCTCTTTCGGCTCGgcaaaggggcgggggggtttCAGAGGCGTAATGCTGCTGTTTGTGTCTCCCCAGGTTCCGAGCCCGACCTGCCCAGTGAGTATACGAGTGCGCCGTTCTCATGGCAGCCGCACGGCGCTCTGAGAAGTGCTGGCAGAACGAGGGAGGCAAagcaaggggtgaaatcctgccccactgaagtgCCTGGGAGTTTCTCCGGTGActccagtggggccaggagtTCAAACCCAGGGCCTGACTTGTTGCCAAAGATTCACACCaaggccccagttctgccccccttATTGCTGTCAAGTGCCCCCCTCCTAGGCGAGCCGTCCCAAGCACGCTAACTCCAGGCTGGGTGTCTTTGCACTCTAGCTCACACCGAAGTGCTGGGCTGGACGCGGGAATCCCTGGGCGAGGTTGTCTGGCCCATGCGATGCCGGAAGTTAGACTAGAGATGCTCAGAATGGTCCCAGGTGCCGCTGCACGACAGCTCATGACAATTGCAGTGATAGCAACAGCCTCTGCTCGACGGACATGCTGTGTCTGTGACTCGCCTGCCTGTTGAGACAGCCGCTGGGGGAGGGAAGCAAACCCCTTCTGGACGCTGCCCTCTGCTAACGATTACAAACGATTCACTCTGAACAAGCATCAGACAAGCCTGCACCAGGCCCTGCCTGATTCACCCCCTCCGGATACACCGATCCCACGTTAAACCATCAAATGGACTCGGCTAAACGAGCCTTTTCCTCAGCGACCTCCATTTCACTGGCTACTGGAGCTTACCCCAGCCCGTCTCTTTCCTTAGAGATGCTGCAGTTATTTCAGACACCCTTTTCTGCCCAAAAGAGTTGCGTGCCAATATCAGAACAATAAACTCGAGTGGTGCTCTGCCACGGGGATGCCCCCCCTCCTACAACTGTGCAAGGATGATTTCACCCAGTGCCCCAAACACTGAAATCTCTGCTCAGGTTAGATGCAAACGCCCTCTGGTGTCTAGAGAAACCGAGTCAGTcccctcaggatttggcccatgtaTTTCAAACCCTCACCAGATTACCTATGTTAAGAAATGTCCAAAGGCTGCCTGTGCAAGGCAGTACAATTTACAGTCTGCTCTTCATTCCCTTCAGAGACCCAGCCCCTGCAAAACAAGTGTGGTAATGACAAAAGTTGTCCCGAAAGCACTTTTGCATTTAAAATCTCGAGTGGAGCAGCCAATGTTGTTGGGCCTTCTATGTGCTTTGAAAATACGATGTAAGTACTGAACCAAAAGGCCATATTACACTGGAGGTAGGAGGGACTCTCTTGGGAGAGGACTTGGGGGGTGGGCTGAGCAGCCTTGAGGGAGGAACCTTAGCAGCAGCCAAGCCTGGGGAGAGGGATTCAGCCGCTCTTTGTTATGTTGTTAATTTCTTTGCTTGATAAAGGCAGACTCAGGCAAGGGACAAGTTTGGACCCTACACAGTATGTGGGCTGTGCTTGGGAATCAGCGGGGAAAAGCGCCTGCTCACAGAACAGGGGAAGAAAAAACTGCTGGGTAACAATGCTGACAGGCATAGGTATAAACGAGGTTGAAAATCCTTTGACAATAGGCCTCCCTGCTGCTATGTTCATGACTATTGCAGCTGGCCTAAAACGAACCCCGCAGATGCCCTTTTCGAACAGCCGTGCAGGACTCGTCCCTTTGGACGGACATTGCTAGCAGGATGCTACTTGCCATTTGATTCTCTGTGCTTTATTTCCAGTATCATGAGTGGCGTGAAGAACAACGTTGGCAGAGGGTTAAACATCGCACTAGTAAACGGTGAGTTCTCAGAGTGGGAATCATTCTCCTTTGTCCACAGGGTGCCCTGTCTCGCACCGACTGCAGTGGGAATATTGCCTACAGCAGGGCTGCAAGCTCCGGCCATTCTGAGGCATTTGAGCAGCTACTTGTCAATGGGAAGGAAATGATTGTATCAGTGAGATCAGCAATGACTCCTTGGGCTCTAGGTTTATAGCTAGTTACCTATTTAATTAACTAATGCTTGCCCAGCAAATATCCCAGCTAGTGGAGGTCAGCCCAGGTCCAATGACTTCAGCTcacaccagctgcagatctggctCTTGCATTGCAGAGCCTTAAGTAACACTCTGTTGGGCCCACTCCGGAAGTCCTTCGTCAGGCAAACTCCTGGTGAGCAGCGTTCACTCCGTTTTCATCTAGTCTTGCTGGGGCAGGGACCTCAGGGTTTGGCCCCTTATTGGCTGCTGACCAAAAACATATTGATTCCTGGAGTAAACCTCGCTGGCCATTTAGCTTTTCTTTGGACTCTCCCTGTTagtcccagcaccccctgctgagttTCCCAGAGTGGGCAAAATCACTGGCGCGATGTCAAATTTGGCACAAGCCCCAGAAACGCAGACCCACCCTGCTGGCTGGAGACTGAACAGAGCCAACTCCCTCGTCCTGCCAGTCTCCAGAAAGATACTGGCAATGAGAAAATGGCTGGGAGGTTCAGAGCTCCCACATAAATAACAACCCCCGCTAAAAGCACAGAGCTTTAACCAGGTGGCTCCCCAGCAGGGAGGAAAGCAGGCTAAGCAAGCAGCGCCCTGGCAGAGTTAATGGAAGCGCTCAGGTATCAGTAGGTTTGCCCTGAGTCTCTCCTACTGCTGGACATAACACAGCACCCCCTTAGGAGCCCATTTAGCAGGAGCTGGGGCATAAGCCACTGGGACAGACAATAAAAGGCACCATAGCTTTGTCTCTGCACTAACTGGCTGTCCTTAACTCGAGAACTGAATTCTCCAGTCAGCATTTCAGGGAAAGGGCCCAGCTCCGGCTGCCATCCCCCCCAATGGGAGCTCAGCTCGGCATCTTGAAGTCAATCTGACAAAAGGCCGATTATTGGAGAACGTCTCAGGTAGAAGGAGAGACCCCGGGGGCATCACTGTTACTCTGCCAGGGTGGTTAGACTATCCAAGAGCCTTCACTTCCCGCCTGGTCTAGTTTGTTGCTGCCCGACTGGGAGAGTGGGCAGCGGTGTGATAAAGACAGAGATGGAGACAGCCCGACTGCTCCTGAGCCTGGCTACAGACACTACAGATGGTCAAAATCTGCCCACACGTCCCCCTAGCCCCACACATGTCAGGGGGTCGCATGGGTGTCAGAGCAGAAGTGGGTCCAGTGAGGAGGCCAAGGGTTTAACGTAGGGGGTTGGTCTTAGGGAACCTTGCATTCCTCCAACGTACTGAGAACCTTCCCTGTCATTTATTAGCAGCATCTCTGCAGATTGACGGACTCTGCGGGCTGTGAATTTTGCACTTAATAATTCCTAGGAATCGCTCAAGCAGGCCTGGGACAATCCCCATTGAGCTTTTCCTAACGGAATTGTGTGAGATCAGCACTCCCCGCTTTCCTTCTGCTGCTGTCATTTCTCTCTTTGGCAGCTCGGGCCATCTCCCTCGGATCAGGGGGTGCTGCCATTGCCTGATTTCATGTTTTCATTCCACATcatggtcccagtcctgcaatcgGGGCCACCAGCTCAGACTGTTCTGGAGCCCCATTGAGCCTCCTCTGTGGCACAAGGATCTGTTCTAGTTGGTCCCTTTTGTTGGACTGGGACCTAAAATGAACCAATGGCCATTCAGCCTGGTGTCACTTATTTTAGCAGCTCCGCTCACTCATCAGCACTAGATCCTTTCCCGACGACTAGATGGTTGTGCTGATCCCATTGCTCCAGTCGTAGGCAGCGTGTCCTTTACAAAGTGCAGGATTGCATCAAGGAGCCATTCTGCACATAGTCCACTGGATACATGAGCTGAACAGGACTAAACAATGCATTTCTGTCACAACGCTTACATTATAGAAAGTAATTGCTCTATTTCATTTGCCACCTTTAGGAACAAATGGCCAGCTCATGAAAACAGACTCCTTCGACATGTATTCTGGAGGTAGGGCTTTGCTTTCACTAAACACTCAGCATCTACCAGTGCTTCACATTATAGTAAAATCCAGAGCATTGCAAGCAGTATTGATAACTAGCTCCTTCTACCTTCTCCTCTGTGTTTACTCACTAGTAAAATGAAGTGGACCTaagcagtgctgccaactcttgcTATTTcttttggtgttttccttaaagcccctaTGCCTGGAATCATGTTAGTATGTGAGACTCtcgggttttattattatttttttttaaaagggcatttctggccctcatggctgtggagaaaagcttgaaaacgtgccCCCAGATGTCTTGATAGACAAAGCACATAAAAAGatccaaatttattatttttaaagccttATGATTATTAAACCAATGAGACCTGACTCATAGTTTGTGAACACTGGGGTTTGGCAATCTTGTTTATGTCGCTTGTTTTCTTCCCCTCCTATCACAGAGTAAATTACAGATTCAGTGTATGGATGCTAAGTAGCTTTCTGCATTAATCACATCCAGCTAaaagcatgtttttaaaaaacagtcttTATCTTCCTATAGAAACCCCCCTCGCTCTGCTCACATGAATTATTCTGCTAGTTTTAATGGGATGACTCTTGTGGTGAACGGGACAGGACTGGGCCCACGTTTTGTGTCATGTAGACACTGCAGTGCCCAGATGCCAGCCCTTCTGAGACATGTCTCTAGCAGTTGGCCGATCACAAAGCGCAGAGTACGTGTTGTTAGCGCGGTAAGAAAGCTCATCCGTAGGTTGTATGCTGAATCCCAAAGGATCTGTTCTCTGTCAGGAACGTCATTGCTCAGTGTCTTCCAGCCAGAGACCTCAACCTGCACTCTGATGGGGGGAAATCACTTAACTGCCACCGCACTATTTGCTTTCAAACATGGTTATTCCACCTGTCAGTATCCGAGAGGCCAAATTTTGCATGCAGGTACACCGCTACTACCCTCttgcagccagcagagggcaggatTGGGCAC from Emys orbicularis isolate rEmyOrb1 chromosome 7, rEmyOrb1.hap1, whole genome shotgun sequence encodes:
- the FAM3D gene encoding protein FAM3D — translated: MRWTERCDFPRYSLPPIAGLIRIAAVLFSLGTAWLFVQTFFNTGWKVVSLRSWLGSEPDLPKTQPLQNKCGNDKSCPESTFAFKISSGAANVVGPSMCFENTIIMSGVKNNVGRGLNIALVNGTNGQLMKTDSFDMYSGDIKLLLDFLKAIKSGTIVIVASYDDPATKLNDEARTLFTDLGSSHASKLAFRDNWTFVGAKGLKDKSPYEQHLKNEAAKNKYDGWPEVLEMEGCVPKKMD